Proteins from a single region of Diorhabda sublineata isolate icDioSubl1.1 chromosome 2, icDioSubl1.1, whole genome shotgun sequence:
- the LOC130453338 gene encoding potassium/sodium hyperpolarization-activated cyclic nucleotide-gated channel 2-like, whose protein sequence is MFKRNSRRHVVVSGPKNIHKMHSATKSGIKKTFLNYGHDCTLEGISDDYDIEYAPGDSLLARFRRWLVRMRVVSETSKLYTHHLRSFGAISAERRRQLKFYPYAIHPFSLGRIVWAGIMMVVILYQFVITSFLYILFDFRDPNFSFDPILNIFRLFFDSFLILNVLMNFFTGFYDEPMQKVMLDFPSIFKHYLRTNLIPDVLSSFPTYVDIFYKMNTKQMAIILWLTIFRFLLIRTFTAYSKILANYFQINHFNYMTAMVIVYTILFWHVMCCVIEFIRSNIVYYNRFEAFYDTSETGYHLNDVVWIKYINSLHHKSLLLYNSGYGKTIPKTELEIILIYFVWYGSSLFCIYILAMIMEINTGKTSSALKYDAMERQLKEYMRHKQLPTQMRARILTYYEFKFQKKYFRENEILSTISEQLRQEMNMHACKKLVENVTFFRNLPLNLLVRIISCLKIEVFLVNDVIIRANTPGVSMYFISTGTVAIYTKSGKEVCHLEDGAHFGEIALLIKNTFRIASVVAVEVSEIYRLDQKDFVKAINPYPDLLANIQHIAEERMEVTSMLDEYNKREITSQRRDLL, encoded by the coding sequence ATGTTTAAACGTAATTCAAGAAGACATGTCGTCGTATCGGGCCCGAAGAATATACATAAAATGCACAGCGCCACTAAATCgggaattaaaaaaacatttttgaattatgGACACGATTGTACGTTAGAAGGAATATCGGACGATTACGATATCGAATACGCCCCCGGAGATTCACTTTTGGCTCGATTTAGACGATGGTTGGTCAGAATGAGAGTCGTTTCCGAAACGAGCAAATTGTACACCCACCATTTGAGAAGTTTCGGCGCCATTTCGGCGGAAAGAAGAAGACAATTGAAGTTTTATCCTTACGCCATACACCCGTTTAGTTTAGGCAGAATCGTTTGGGCTGGAATTATGATGGTGGTTATATTGTATCAGTTCGTAATAACTTcgtttttgtacattttattcGATTTTCGAGATCCCAATTTTTCTTTCGATCccattttgaatatattccGGTTGTTTTTCGATTCTTTTCTAATACTGAACGTATTGATGAACTTTTTTACGGGTTTCTACGACGAACCGATGCAAAAGGTCATGTTGGATTTCCCGtcaatttttaaacattatttaagGACCAATCTCATCCCCGACGTACTGTCTTCCTTTCCGACGTACgtcgatattttttataaaatgaataccAAACAGATGGCCATCATTTTGTGGTTGACTATCTTCAGGTTTTTATTGATAAGGACATTTACGGCGTATTCGAAAATATTAGccaactattttcaaattaatcattttaattatatgaCCGCGATGGTAATAGTGTATACGATTTTGTTTTGGCACGTGATGTGTTGCGTTATTGAATTCATAAGATCGAATATTGTCTATTACAATAGATTCGAAGCGTTCTACGATACCTCCGAAACGGGTTATCACCTCAACGACGTAGTCTGGATAAAATACATAAATTCGCTGCATCACAAATCCCTATTACTTTACAATTCGGGATACGGCAAAACAATACCGAAAACCGAATTagaaattatattgatttatttcgtATGGTACGGATCCAGTTTGttctgtatatatattttagcgATGATCATGGAGATTAATACCGGCAAAACGTCTTCGGCTTTGAAATACGACGCCATGGAAAGGCAGCTCAAGGAATACATGAGACACAAACAATTACCGACGCAGATGCGCGCCAGAATTTTAACTTATTACGAATTCAAAttccaaaagaaatattttagagaaaacgaaattttatcgacgatatccgaaCAACTGCGGCAAGAAATGAATATGCACGCTTGCAAAAAGTTGGTGGAGAACGTGACGTTTTTCAGAAATttgcctttaaatttattagtAAGAATAATTTCGTGTTTGAAAATAGAAGTGTTCCTCGTAAACGACGTTATAATAAGAGCGAATACGCCGGGCGTTAGTATGTATTTCATATCGACCGGTACCGTGGCGATATACACGAAATCCGGAAAGGAGGTTTGTCATCTCGAAGACGGCGCCCATTTCGGGGAAATAGCGTTGCTGATCAAAAATACGTTTCGGATAGCTTCCGTGGTAGCGGTGGAAGTTTCCGAAATATACAGGCTGGATCAGAAGGATTTCGTTAAGGCGATCAATCCGTATCCAGATCTGTTGGCCAATATTCAACATATAGCCGAAGAACGGATGGAAGTTACCTCGATGTTGGACGAGTataataaaagagaaattaCCAGCCAAAGAAGAGACCTTCTTTAA